A window of Acidimicrobiia bacterium genomic DNA:
AGAATCGACTGCACGCAGTCGATCAACTCCGCCAACAAGCCGTTCAACTCCGAAAAGGGCGTCGGATCCTTGGCGGATCTCGCGTTATTCACTCAAGCCCTCCTCGGCTCCACTTGGGACCAATGATCGCATTCATCTCCTGCATGGTGTTCGGTGAGCAGCAACGTTCTCGTCGAGCATCCACGGCTTCCAGCATTCGCCCACCACAGATGCGGCAACGATGCGTTGGCGCAGGCGAACAGGCCGGGAGCTGGCACAACTCGTACGTAGGCCCGCCCCAGCGGGACCCACCTCCCCGGTCTGGGAGCGCTAGGTCTCGCTCGCTACCACCGGATCAGGGCTGCGCTCAGCTGGGTCCGTCCGCCAGGTCCAGGCAAGACCGATGATCGCCAGCAGGGCGAGGATCTCGACGACGAAGAACCAGATGTCGTCGAGGTCGCCCGGTGGATTGGCCACCATAGACGCGATCGCCACGACGGCAAGAGCGGCGTTGGCCCAGCGGGCTGCGGTGGAAGGCAACACTCGGTTCAACACGATCATCGAGATGAACAGGCTCAGCACGATCCCGGATGCAAGCAGCAGTCCTTCGGCAACTTCCATCGACATGAGTTCTTCGATCCAGCCCGGACGAGCGAACTCGTGGATGTCACGGAAGAGCATGTTGAACAAGACGAAGATCCAGAGTGAGGACAGCACTCCCCGACGGTCTGCGTTGATGCGGTTGCTGATGGTGTCCTCCACGGTCGGCTCCTCCTGGGACAGATTGACACTGTGAGTAGGTGAGACACCGTAACAAACATACGGTGTAAGTAGTTGCCGAAGGCCCGCGAAGAGACGCCTCTTGAATGGTCCTACCGACGCGGGATTACCCAACAGAGACATCTCGGAATCAGAAGCGCTCCAGTATCCAGTCGGCGATCGTCTTGGGAACCACCGGCCATCGTCTCCTCGATGAGCCCATATTCTGAAACGGCGCCCGTCGTCGCGTTCTGGAACAGGTGATTGAGTCCGGCGAGTTCCGGCAATTCTGAACCGCACCTCGAAGTGCCGTTCGGCGCTATTCGCTGTCGCGGGCGATATGGCGCGGGAACAGGGCGATCGGTGCGGTTCAGATCTCAAGGAGCGTGGCATCGAACCAGATGTCCTCATGGCCCGGCGCGGTCA
This region includes:
- a CDS encoding DUF6326 family protein encodes the protein MEDTISNRINADRRGVLSSLWIFVLFNMLFRDIHEFARPGWIEELMSMEVAEGLLLASGIVLSLFISMIVLNRVLPSTAARWANAALAVVAIASMVANPPGDLDDIWFFVVEILALLAIIGLAWTWRTDPAERSPDPVVASET